In the genome of Solibacillus silvestris, one region contains:
- a CDS encoding aspartate aminotransferase: MKQSIKIILSIAIVLGIYYIWNQYEMYKISKELNEVSFVDSRDLTKVTVAKYPANDSSVSYNMDEVKELYRLLETMPTESVRKGKETTSNYQIKFSDKALMKSITYTIYDNDIVKREQDATAVMTSGYLKLKEPFDRTLLEEWIKKYE; encoded by the coding sequence ATGAAGCAGTCGATAAAAATAATCCTGTCAATCGCTATTGTTTTAGGTATTTATTATATATGGAATCAATATGAAATGTACAAGATTTCTAAAGAGTTGAATGAAGTGAGTTTTGTGGATAGCAGAGATTTAACAAAGGTCACAGTTGCTAAATATCCAGCAAATGATTCTTCTGTTTCTTATAATATGGATGAAGTAAAAGAGCTTTACCGCCTGCTCGAAACAATGCCAACCGAGTCGGTACGTAAAGGAAAAGAAACAACTTCTAACTATCAAATTAAATTCTCTGATAAAGCACTTATGAAATCGATCACTTATACGATTTACGACAACGATATTGTAAAGCGGGAACAAGATGCAACAGCAGTCATGACAAGCGGCTATCTAAAATTGAAAGAACCATTTGATCGTACATTGCTGGAAGAGTGGATTAAAAAATATGAATAG
- a CDS encoding N-acetylmuramoyl-L-alanine amidase, which yields MNQKLITLVVAIFLVCTLAVTPTSAKVVFADVATTDATYDEIQYLISLGAIKGYQEKGKTYYKPNMSVTRAQAAKMAVIAAGKSPLKVSNSSYTDVKVGTEQSTYIERARQLGLFTKTSGKFSPNATLSREEMSHVLSIAFNLNVSDYKDLPVYFPDVSSSNTYAPYIKAIYYNGITKGSDGKYMPKGSVTRAQFASFIARAKSDEFRLALPEHLDSVDPTQVIGLVSVTTDGLNVRTKPTTSSAVIGRVNTGGKLSVYAVEGNWLKVSYQGYYGYISKSYAKFLEQDGSAIGPSIKAVKTNTIINLYYKPTSSSKKIKQISAGSTLSVYKEIDGYYLTTVGGIPGYIVKNSTTDVGGSSVNPPPSETDSDNNDPVVTSGTTGKVTVASLNMRKSASGSSATIKKLSKGSVIAVHSIDGYWAKVTAGKDTGYVHKSYIKLVNEKGSPIKDRIIILDPGHGGKDPGAVNSGSTEKAIVLKVGNLVKQKLEANGAKVFTTRSGDTYPSLQERVKFTKDKFGEVYVSIHVNSATSTSAKGTETYYSITTGDQYEEDKKLATYINNEIVKNADMTNRGVKEAQYYVTRNMIIPSVLVELGFISNAEDRKKLINDKYVEIYAQSIYNGIVDYYRK from the coding sequence ATGAATCAAAAATTGATTACATTGGTTGTTGCAATCTTCCTCGTTTGTACACTAGCTGTTACACCGACATCAGCTAAAGTAGTATTTGCAGATGTTGCGACAACCGATGCCACTTACGATGAGATCCAGTATTTAATTAGCTTAGGGGCGATTAAAGGATATCAGGAAAAGGGCAAAACGTACTACAAACCCAACATGAGTGTGACGCGTGCACAAGCTGCGAAAATGGCGGTTATTGCTGCAGGTAAAAGTCCACTAAAAGTAAGTAATTCCTCGTACACTGATGTTAAAGTCGGGACTGAACAATCGACATACATCGAACGTGCACGTCAACTTGGATTATTTACTAAAACATCAGGGAAATTTTCTCCTAATGCCACTTTGTCTCGTGAAGAAATGAGTCACGTTTTATCCATCGCATTTAATTTAAATGTAAGTGACTATAAAGATTTACCGGTGTACTTCCCAGATGTATCGAGTTCGAATACATATGCTCCGTATATTAAAGCAATCTACTATAATGGGATTACAAAAGGTAGTGACGGCAAATATATGCCGAAGGGCTCGGTTACACGAGCACAGTTTGCATCATTTATTGCGCGAGCAAAAAGCGATGAATTCCGACTAGCCTTACCCGAACACCTTGATTCAGTTGATCCGACACAAGTAATTGGTCTTGTATCAGTAACAACAGATGGCTTAAATGTTCGTACAAAGCCGACAACATCAAGTGCAGTGATTGGCAGAGTAAATACGGGTGGTAAGTTATCGGTGTATGCTGTTGAAGGTAATTGGTTAAAAGTTTCTTATCAAGGTTATTACGGTTATATCAGTAAATCATATGCCAAATTCCTTGAACAAGACGGCAGTGCCATTGGACCATCAATTAAAGCTGTCAAGACAAATACAATTATAAATCTGTATTACAAACCGACATCGTCATCGAAAAAAATTAAACAAATTTCAGCCGGGTCAACATTGTCAGTCTATAAAGAAATTGACGGTTATTATTTAACAACTGTAGGTGGAATTCCAGGCTATATTGTAAAAAATAGCACAACGGATGTTGGTGGTTCAAGTGTGAATCCGCCACCATCAGAAACGGATTCCGACAATAACGATCCTGTCGTTACATCCGGCACAACAGGTAAGGTAACGGTTGCAAGTTTAAACATGCGCAAATCGGCTTCAGGATCATCAGCGACAATTAAAAAGTTATCAAAAGGATCAGTAATTGCGGTTCATTCCATTGATGGCTATTGGGCAAAAGTGACAGCGGGCAAAGATACAGGATATGTGCACAAATCGTATATTAAACTAGTAAACGAAAAAGGCAGCCCTATCAAAGACCGTATTATTATTTTAGACCCAGGGCACGGTGGTAAAGATCCAGGTGCTGTGAACTCAGGTAGTACGGAAAAAGCGATCGTTTTAAAAGTAGGTAATCTTGTCAAACAAAAACTTGAAGCAAACGGCGCAAAAGTATTTACTACACGTTCAGGAGATACGTATCCATCCCTTCAGGAACGCGTGAAATTTACAAAGGACAAGTTCGGTGAAGTTTATGTAAGCATTCACGTAAATTCAGCGACATCTACAAGTGCGAAAGGTACGGAAACGTATTACAGCATTACAACAGGTGACCAGTATGAAGAGGATAAAAAGCTTGCGACGTATATCAATAATGAAATCGTCAAAAATGCGGATATGACAAACCGAGGGGTAAAAGAAGCACAGTATTATGTGACACGCAATATGATCATTCCTTCTGTATTAGTCGAACTTGGGTTCATCTCAAATGCAGAAGACCGTAAAAAATTAATCAATGACAAGTATGTAGAAATCTATGCACAATCTATTTATAACGGGATTGTTGATTACTACAGAAAATAA
- a CDS encoding amino acid transporter — protein sequence MNSIFTYIFLGITMAATFGPVKNVLLNTGLKNGFFHAWFFSLGALTTDIVYMFVVYFGVGKFIDSLLLQTILWSFGCFVLLYTGIESLLTLHKIEMNSKTGKIVRLRHSLLAGLLMSLLNPITILFWLGIYGSILAKTAGIATGLDIILISGAILLGIIFVDFLYSSLSSIARKFLSINLLKTVTVISSIFMIGFGIYFGKHAFQFLF from the coding sequence ATGAATTCAATTTTTACCTATATTTTTTTAGGCATAACTATGGCCGCTACATTCGGACCTGTTAAGAACGTCCTATTAAATACAGGTTTAAAGAACGGTTTTTTCCATGCCTGGTTTTTTAGTCTTGGTGCCTTAACTACTGATATTGTGTACATGTTCGTCGTTTATTTTGGAGTTGGGAAATTTATTGATTCTTTATTATTGCAAACAATACTATGGTCTTTTGGGTGCTTTGTTCTTTTGTATACAGGGATAGAAAGTTTACTCACTCTACATAAAATTGAAATGAACTCTAAAACCGGCAAAATAGTTAGATTAAGACATTCGTTATTAGCTGGATTGTTAATGTCATTGCTAAATCCAATAACAATTCTTTTTTGGCTAGGAATTTATGGCTCTATCCTCGCGAAAACAGCAGGAATCGCTACAGGATTGGACATCATACTAATTAGTGGAGCCATTTTACTTGGCATTATTTTCGTAGATTTTCTTTATTCATCCTTATCCAGTATTGCCCGTAAGTTTTTATCCATTAATCTGTTGAAAACTGTAACCGTTATATCCTCTATATTTATGATTGGATTCGGCATCTACTTTGGAAAGCATGCTTTTCAATTTTTATTCTGA
- a CDS encoding MFS transporter: protein MDKNKNHVSIWCIVSLTSIPLIMTLGNSMLIPVLPILEDKVGITSFQSSMIITSYSVAAIFLIPVAGYLSDRFGRKVVILPSLILALIGGLIAGFASWKMDDPYTMIIIGRIIQGIGAAGAMPIVLPLVGDLYQDDDEKISSTLGIIETSNTFGKVLSPILGSVFAAILWFLPFFSISALSLISIALIFFFVKVPKDKDEPLKFKQFIRNTKEVFKDEGRWLYTVFLNGVLVMLILFSMLFFLSENLEKVHDIKGIKKGFVLAIPLLLLCISSYISGRKIKGDLSRIKKIIVVSLIAMSISIVFVGYTSKKLILLLIVTSIVGIAIGALLPALDTIITDNIRKELRGTVSSFYSSARFIGVAAGPPIMSLVMKNYLNISYITAGILGLILLLFVFKFIKVDEIGKSKEPA, encoded by the coding sequence ATGGATAAAAATAAGAATCATGTAAGTATATGGTGTATTGTTAGTTTGACTTCTATCCCGCTCATCATGACTTTAGGAAATTCAATGCTTATTCCAGTGCTCCCCATATTAGAAGACAAAGTCGGGATCACATCATTTCAGTCGAGTATGATTATTACTAGCTATTCAGTCGCAGCCATTTTTCTCATTCCGGTAGCAGGCTATTTATCCGATCGCTTTGGCCGAAAAGTCGTAATATTACCGAGTCTAATATTAGCTTTAATCGGAGGTCTGATTGCCGGGTTCGCTTCATGGAAGATGGATGACCCGTACACAATGATTATTATAGGCAGAATTATTCAAGGTATTGGTGCAGCTGGTGCCATGCCAATCGTTTTGCCTCTTGTAGGTGACCTCTATCAAGATGATGATGAGAAAATCAGCTCAACTTTAGGGATAATAGAAACTTCTAATACGTTCGGAAAAGTGTTGAGTCCTATATTAGGCTCAGTATTTGCTGCTATTTTATGGTTTCTTCCCTTCTTTTCTATCTCTGCACTCAGCCTAATTTCCATTGCACTTATATTTTTCTTTGTAAAAGTACCTAAAGATAAGGATGAACCTTTAAAATTCAAGCAATTTATACGTAATACGAAAGAAGTTTTCAAGGATGAAGGAAGATGGTTGTATACGGTATTCCTTAATGGAGTCCTTGTTATGCTTATATTATTCAGTATGTTATTTTTCTTATCAGAAAACCTGGAAAAAGTTCATGATATTAAAGGGATTAAGAAAGGTTTTGTACTAGCTATCCCACTTTTACTGCTTTGCATTTCCTCCTATATTTCCGGTCGGAAAATTAAAGGAGATTTATCAAGAATAAAGAAAATTATAGTGGTCTCCTTGATTGCAATGTCTATCAGCATTGTCTTTGTTGGATACACAAGCAAAAAACTAATCCTCCTGTTGATTGTAACAAGTATCGTGGGAATAGCTATTGGCGCATTATTGCCTGCTCTAGACACCATTATTACAGATAATATAAGAAAAGAATTACGCGGTACTGTTTCTTCATTTTATAGCTCTGCCAGATTTATCGGTGTTGCAGCAGGTCCGCCTATTATGTCACTCGTCATGAAAAACTATCTCAATATTAGCTATATCACTGCAGGAATATTAGGATTAATTCTTTTATTGTTTGTCTTCAAGTTCATTAAAGTTGATGAAATCGGAAAATCAAAAGAACCAGCATAA
- a CDS encoding MFS transporter: MKKIHYSWIILAISFCSIIAAGIAMASSGVFLTPFEQEFGWNRQVISLAFGISLFFYGFAGPFMAALLQKFGLKKMMLASMGTLLIGLLLIFLMNQSWQLIVIWGVIIGLGSSLFLTVLSPYVANHWFKEKRGLATGILTASTAMGQLILLPVLATIIENYSWRWAIGLIITISVVMFFINFLFMRNTPKEIGILPYGQTEDIEVVHDQSKGNPIVIAFKGLADAIRAKEFWLLAGSFFFCGFSTNGLVGTHFISYCISFGIPIVTAATLLSFMGVFNMVGTTLSGWLSDRIDNRWLLFWYYLFRGASLVLLPFALMEGNLTWILVFSVFYGLDWVATVPPTINLSRQIFGVHKSAIIYGWIFASHQVGAATAAYGGGMLYSYFNTYTWAFFMAGVCCVMASLFVILIKKQPRSVN, encoded by the coding sequence TTGAAAAAAATACACTATAGCTGGATTATTCTCGCTATATCTTTTTGCTCCATAATTGCCGCCGGAATAGCGATGGCATCATCCGGAGTTTTCTTAACTCCATTTGAACAAGAGTTTGGCTGGAATCGTCAGGTGATTTCCCTAGCCTTTGGAATCAGTTTGTTTTTCTACGGATTTGCGGGTCCGTTCATGGCTGCATTACTCCAGAAATTCGGACTAAAGAAAATGATGCTTGCTTCTATGGGGACATTACTGATTGGCCTTCTTTTAATTTTCCTCATGAATCAATCATGGCAATTGATCGTTATTTGGGGCGTTATTATCGGACTTGGTTCCAGTCTGTTTTTAACCGTTTTAAGTCCATATGTAGCGAATCATTGGTTTAAAGAAAAAAGAGGACTTGCGACAGGGATTTTAACCGCGAGTACTGCAATGGGTCAGTTAATACTGCTCCCTGTCTTAGCCACAATTATTGAAAATTACTCGTGGCGTTGGGCAATTGGTTTAATTATAACGATTAGCGTAGTAATGTTTTTCATCAACTTCTTATTCATGAGAAACACACCTAAAGAAATCGGTATCCTTCCATATGGACAGACAGAGGATATAGAGGTCGTGCACGATCAATCAAAAGGCAATCCAATTGTAATCGCATTTAAAGGGTTAGCTGATGCTATACGTGCTAAAGAATTTTGGTTATTGGCAGGGAGTTTCTTTTTCTGCGGCTTTTCAACAAACGGGCTCGTTGGGACACATTTTATTTCCTATTGCATTAGTTTCGGAATCCCTATCGTGACTGCGGCTACCTTGCTCTCTTTTATGGGTGTTTTTAATATGGTAGGAACGACACTTTCCGGTTGGCTATCCGATCGTATTGATAATCGCTGGCTTCTGTTTTGGTATTATCTATTTAGAGGCGCTTCACTTGTGTTGTTGCCTTTTGCGTTAATGGAGGGCAATCTGACTTGGATTCTTGTTTTTTCTGTGTTTTACGGGTTGGATTGGGTGGCAACGGTACCGCCGACCATCAATCTTTCAAGACAAATTTTTGGAGTACATAAAAGCGCAATTATTTACGGATGGATTTTTGCTTCCCACCAAGTAGGTGCTGCAACTGCTGCCTATGGTGGAGGTATGCTCTATTCCTATTTTAATACATATACTTGGGCGTTTTTTATGGCCGGCGTTTGCTGCGTAATGGCAAGTTTATTTGTAATTCTAATAAAGAAACAGCCTCGTTCGGTCAACTAA
- a CDS encoding copper amine oxidase, producing the protein MKKIAPLALSVLLLGTVSAYAEQPTTEGTEQVEKAGTFIQHRGNITAVEQRENAQLFTVGQDDNVFNFYVDDKTLVFDEHGNEVKLKIGDTISLSIYADQPMILIYPPQYAPPVVIVEKDDTANSVKVAQFDENFLSDDGQLKLNLNEESVIINTKGEKVPAKELQNYNAIVFYGPTTRSIPAQTAPEKIVVFPKLEEEVVNPEIAPEIQAIIGEDYKEVDGKIMVPLRMVAEELDFKVASTGNGAIISKGALSYTITRGETKYGHNRALKHFDVAPALLEKNKTYVEYDFVKELLNHIK; encoded by the coding sequence ATGAAAAAAATTGCACCATTAGCATTATCTGTACTCTTACTCGGAACCGTATCTGCTTATGCTGAGCAGCCAACAACAGAAGGGACTGAGCAAGTGGAAAAAGCAGGTACATTTATCCAGCACAGAGGGAACATTACAGCAGTCGAGCAGCGGGAAAATGCCCAATTATTTACGGTTGGTCAAGATGACAATGTGTTCAACTTCTATGTAGATGACAAAACACTTGTTTTTGATGAACATGGCAATGAAGTTAAACTGAAAATTGGTGATACGATTTCATTATCCATTTATGCAGATCAGCCGATGATCTTAATTTATCCGCCGCAATATGCACCACCAGTCGTAATTGTTGAAAAAGACGATACAGCCAACTCAGTTAAGGTAGCGCAATTTGATGAAAACTTCTTAAGTGACGACGGACAATTAAAGCTGAATTTAAATGAGGAATCAGTCATTATCAACACTAAAGGCGAAAAAGTGCCTGCGAAGGAATTGCAAAACTACAACGCGATTGTATTTTACGGTCCTACAACAAGGAGTATTCCAGCACAGACAGCACCTGAAAAAATTGTTGTGTTCCCTAAACTTGAAGAAGAAGTAGTAAACCCTGAAATCGCACCTGAAATACAGGCGATAATAGGTGAAGACTATAAAGAAGTCGATGGCAAAATCATGGTGCCGTTACGAATGGTTGCAGAAGAGCTTGACTTCAAAGTTGCTTCAACAGGAAATGGCGCAATCATCTCAAAAGGTGCATTGTCTTACACAATTACACGTGGAGAGACAAAATATGGCCATAATCGTGCATTAAAACATTTTGACGTTGCACCAGCATTATTGGAAAAGAACAAAACATATGTAGAATATGATTTTGTGAAAGAGTTGCTGAACCACATTAAATAA
- a CDS encoding N-acetylmuramoyl-L-alanine amidase, with amino-acid sequence MMLTISAGHYGKGTGASGYMDEGVETVLVVQELGNKLQQKGIKVTTIIDKQSKSQKQNLAYLVKRHNATVRELDVSIHFNSARSKQKEGIGTEVLYVNPTISPFAEKMSSEIAKAGMFKNRGAKHRTNLAFLNGTTKKAIIIEICFVNSEQDAKLYRSNKDQIIEGIAETLRSYFLKTSLQMTTKPSTLVAQTNPITRMDAQSITSRALQQKVEEIFNDKEAVREELKQGIRLGAFQPLWLEKFNRGTLTLYDYIALTALLYQKK; translated from the coding sequence ATGATGCTAACTATTAGTGCTGGCCATTATGGAAAGGGGACAGGTGCCTCTGGTTACATGGATGAAGGGGTGGAGACTGTTCTGGTTGTGCAGGAGCTCGGGAATAAATTGCAGCAAAAAGGGATTAAGGTCACTACAATTATCGATAAACAATCTAAAAGCCAGAAACAAAACTTAGCGTATTTAGTTAAGCGGCATAACGCAACAGTACGCGAACTCGATGTCAGCATTCACTTTAATTCCGCACGAAGTAAACAGAAAGAAGGAATTGGGACAGAAGTGCTTTATGTGAATCCAACAATTTCTCCGTTTGCGGAAAAGATGAGCTCCGAAATTGCGAAAGCGGGGATGTTTAAAAATCGAGGTGCCAAACACCGTACAAATTTGGCATTTTTAAATGGCACAACGAAAAAGGCCATTATCATAGAAATATGCTTTGTCAATTCCGAGCAGGATGCAAAGTTATACCGATCAAATAAAGACCAAATAATTGAAGGAATAGCCGAGACGTTAAGAAGCTATTTCCTGAAAACTTCACTTCAAATGACAACAAAACCTTCAACACTGGTAGCACAAACAAATCCAATAACACGAATGGATGCTCAATCAATCACAAGCAGGGCGTTACAGCAAAAAGTGGAAGAAATTTTTAATGATAAAGAAGCAGTACGTGAGGAACTTAAACAAGGCATTCGATTAGGGGCATTTCAGCCATTGTGGTTGGAAAAATTCAATCGTGGTACATTAACGTTATATGATTATATCGCACTTACAGCATTGCTATATCAAAAAAAATAA
- a CDS encoding transporter produces the protein MKNKRMIGFLLVVSGSFFWGIGGTLAQQLFSLGIEVSWLVSTRLIIAGILLLIAQAIFKDQGQIFKIWRERRDAFRLLVFAIVGMLGVQYTYMASIKEGNAAVATLLQYLAPVMIIIWVTVRGLSKFTKKDAVTIVLALSGSFFLLTNGSLSAFAVPLPAILWGLLSGVTLAFYTLYVIPLLKRFDSLVVVGWAMLLAGLTMSFVQPPWDVDVSVLTGATLVYLVIVIIFGTMLAFWFYIESLQTLTAKETSLLGNIEPLTAVLATVLWLKEPFGGFQWLGTSLILVMMIYIALKADRQKVEDLDKVEDAIVEDNLR, from the coding sequence ATGAAAAACAAACGAATGATTGGATTTTTATTAGTTGTGAGTGGCAGTTTTTTTTGGGGAATCGGCGGAACATTGGCACAACAACTGTTTTCTCTTGGCATTGAAGTAAGCTGGCTTGTATCAACCCGCCTTATCATTGCTGGGATTCTTCTTTTAATTGCCCAGGCAATATTTAAAGATCAGGGGCAAATTTTCAAGATTTGGCGAGAAAGACGGGATGCATTCCGCCTACTCGTTTTTGCAATTGTAGGAATGCTGGGAGTTCAGTACACATATATGGCCTCGATTAAAGAAGGCAATGCGGCGGTAGCAACATTATTGCAATATTTGGCACCGGTTATGATTATTATTTGGGTAACAGTGCGTGGTCTATCCAAATTCACGAAAAAAGATGCAGTAACGATTGTGCTAGCTCTTAGCGGAAGCTTCTTTTTATTAACAAACGGTTCACTTTCCGCGTTTGCCGTGCCACTTCCTGCGATTCTTTGGGGGTTATTGTCCGGTGTGACCCTTGCGTTTTATACCCTTTATGTCATTCCACTTTTAAAACGATTCGACTCACTTGTCGTTGTCGGCTGGGCGATGCTGCTTGCCGGATTGACAATGAGTTTTGTGCAGCCTCCATGGGATGTGGATGTATCGGTTTTGACTGGCGCAACATTAGTTTATTTAGTAATTGTGATTATTTTTGGCACGATGCTCGCTTTCTGGTTTTACATTGAAAGCCTTCAAACTCTCACTGCTAAGGAAACGAGCCTTCTTGGCAATATTGAACCGCTAACTGCTGTTTTGGCAACCGTGTTATGGCTGAAGGAACCGTTCGGTGGATTTCAATGGCTCGGAACTTCGTTGATTTTGGTGATGATGATCTATATAGCATTGAAGGCGGATCGGCAGAAGGTTGAGGATCTGGATAAAGTTGAGGATGCGATAGTAGAAGACAATTTACGTTAG
- a CDS encoding penicillin-binding protein encodes MKMHLINEKVTAIMKEIDFSGNVLVKRNNELLQHYSNGFSNRTHHTLNNEQTRFGIASGCKIFTAVAICQLVEKDQVTFESKLSDVLDMPFPHFDEGITIHHLLTHTAGIPDYFDEEVMKDFADLWVNQPMYLMRYGHNFLPLFQHEPMKLAVGERFHYNNAGYILLGLIVEQVSGKGFDEYVTEHVFKRAGMEQSGYFELDALPSNTALGYIDEEDGSWKSNIYSVPVKGGADGGAFVTVDDMHHFWQALMKFELLNPEMTQQLLTPYIHTDDDYDRFYGYGVWIDKRDDIISKYHVMGYDPGVSFHSAFYPESGVTSVVCSNKSEGAFDVFKELEKL; translated from the coding sequence ATGAAAATGCATTTAATAAATGAAAAAGTAACTGCAATTATGAAAGAGATTGACTTTTCAGGTAATGTTTTAGTAAAACGAAATAATGAATTACTACAGCATTACAGTAACGGTTTTTCGAATCGTACACATCATACTTTGAATAATGAGCAAACGCGATTCGGTATCGCTTCCGGGTGCAAAATCTTTACAGCAGTAGCGATATGTCAGCTTGTAGAGAAGGACCAAGTTACATTTGAATCGAAGTTATCCGATGTTTTGGACATGCCGTTTCCCCATTTCGACGAGGGAATCACTATCCACCATCTGTTAACACATACTGCGGGGATACCGGATTATTTTGACGAAGAAGTAATGAAGGACTTTGCGGATTTATGGGTGAATCAGCCGATGTATCTAATGCGATACGGCCATAATTTTTTGCCGTTGTTCCAGCATGAACCGATGAAGTTGGCAGTAGGTGAACGCTTTCATTATAATAATGCGGGCTATATACTGCTCGGTCTTATCGTCGAACAGGTGAGCGGCAAGGGCTTTGATGAGTATGTGACGGAACACGTATTCAAGCGTGCAGGTATGGAGCAGTCAGGCTACTTTGAACTGGATGCCCTACCTTCAAATACAGCACTCGGCTATATTGATGAGGAAGACGGTTCTTGGAAATCAAATATTTACTCTGTTCCCGTAAAAGGCGGTGCAGACGGCGGAGCATTTGTCACAGTGGACGATATGCATCATTTTTGGCAAGCATTGATGAAGTTTGAGCTTTTAAATCCAGAGATGACACAGCAATTATTAACGCCATATATTCATACAGATGACGACTATGACCGATTTTACGGCTACGGGGTGTGGATTGATAAGCGGGATGATATTATATCAAAATACCATGTGATGGGCTATGACCCGGGCGTGAGCTTCCACTCAGCATTTTATCCGGAAAGTGGTGTGACGAGTGTTGTTTGTTCAAATAAGAGTGAAGGCGCTTTTGATGTATTCAAGGAACTTGAGAAGCTTTAG
- a CDS encoding 2-succinyl-6-hydroxy-2,4-cyclohexadiene-1-carboxylate synthase: MRYIFVQGLGQSSSSWEKTISFLGDKEQFSHPDVFQLLNEEKKTYSNLYDAFSDYIEQFSEPVILIGLSLGAILSLNYAIDHPKKFQSLVLIAPQYKMPKSLLKMQNIIFRFMPETPFQKLGSSKNDFIQLTNTMMELNFSKALKGIECNTLVICGKKDIANKRAAKQVAKLIPNGYFQEIEGVGHEINTEAPEKLASILKEFLKK; the protein is encoded by the coding sequence ATGAGATACATTTTTGTGCAGGGTTTAGGGCAAAGTTCTTCAAGCTGGGAGAAAACGATTTCTTTCCTGGGAGATAAAGAACAGTTTTCGCATCCGGATGTATTTCAGCTTCTGAATGAAGAAAAGAAGACTTACAGTAATCTTTATGATGCTTTCTCTGATTACATAGAGCAATTTTCCGAGCCAGTCATACTGATCGGACTTTCACTGGGTGCAATTCTGTCATTAAATTATGCAATTGACCATCCTAAAAAATTTCAATCTCTAGTATTAATAGCACCACAATACAAAATGCCAAAATCACTATTGAAAATGCAAAATATTATTTTTCGGTTTATGCCAGAAACTCCTTTTCAGAAACTTGGATCCAGCAAGAATGATTTCATTCAATTAACAAATACAATGATGGAATTAAATTTTAGTAAAGCCCTAAAAGGGATCGAGTGCAATACTCTGGTTATATGTGGAAAAAAGGATATAGCGAATAAAAGGGCAGCGAAGCAGGTAGCCAAACTTATACCAAATGGGTATTTTCAGGAGATTGAAGGAGTTGGCCACGAAATAAATACAGAAGCCCCAGAAAAGTTAGCGTCGATTCTTAAAGAATTTTTGAAAAAATAA
- a CDS encoding transcriptional regulator — MYYSEVTQRVIAFIESNLTEEIQLDSFPSVIGYSKYHLLRIFKQETGKSIGEYIRERRLATAAILLLQSNESLLTIAFLFHFQSQEAFTRAFKEIYSLPPGKYRKLMQAVRMMEEEKEMNESQEIKGWSLSGSNPELYEVTVDSNVFHTGTKSGMLYSKGEVNAQHFATMMQGFQAHDYKGKRIKLSCFLKTENVFKCGAWLRIDNGMGDTIQFDNMDNRSIQGTSDWNHYSIVLDVPEDSSSIYFGVLLIGQGKVWADGFRFEEVTKKVPTTNMLDIEHLPEHPSNLDFSE; from the coding sequence ATGTATTACAGTGAAGTAACCCAAAGAGTTATTGCATTTATTGAAAGTAATTTAACTGAAGAAATTCAGTTGGATAGTTTCCCGTCAGTTATTGGATACTCAAAATACCATTTGTTGCGTATTTTTAAGCAGGAGACAGGGAAGTCAATCGGTGAATATATCCGTGAGCGGCGTTTAGCTACCGCTGCAATACTTCTTTTGCAGTCAAATGAATCATTATTAACGATTGCCTTCTTATTTCATTTTCAATCGCAGGAAGCATTTACTAGAGCATTTAAAGAAATTTACTCCTTGCCACCCGGAAAATATCGGAAGCTTATGCAAGCTGTAAGAATGATGGAGGAGGAAAAAGAAATGAATGAAAGTCAAGAGATTAAAGGATGGAGTTTAAGTGGATCTAACCCTGAATTATATGAAGTGACGGTAGATTCAAATGTTTTTCATACAGGTACAAAATCCGGAATGCTCTATTCAAAGGGTGAAGTTAATGCGCAGCACTTCGCTACAATGATGCAAGGTTTCCAAGCACATGACTATAAGGGAAAACGAATAAAGCTTTCATGTTTCCTAAAAACAGAGAATGTATTTAAATGTGGGGCTTGGCTCCGGATTGATAATGGCATGGGAGATACGATTCAATTTGATAATATGGACAACCGGTCAATACAGGGAACGTCAGATTGGAACCACTATTCAATCGTATTAGATGTTCCTGAAGATAGTTCTTCCATTTACTTTGGTGTTTTGCTTATTGGGCAAGGGAAGGTTTGGGCGGATGGCTTCCGTTTTGAGGAAGTAACGAAAAAAGTACCGACAACGAATATGCTTGATATCGAACATTTGCCTGAACATCCAAGTAATTTGGATTTTAGTGAGTAA